The DNA sequence GACAGGAGAAATAACAATTACAGGAGAAGTTTTACCTGTTGGTGGAATAAAAGAAAAAGTGATTGGAGCTCATAGAGTTGGAATAAGAGAAGTTATTTTACCAATAGATAACGAGGTCGATACAGAAAAATTGCCTTCTGAAATAAAAAAAGATATGAAATTTTATTTTGCAAAGGTATATGATGATGTGGAAAAAATAGTTTTTGAAAAATAATATAAAATAATATATGAATGGATTAGAAACAATTTTTTTATAATAAAATATGAAAAACTTATTTTTAAAACGTTCCATAATTTTAGGAATAAAGGAGCAAAAAATGGAAATAAAGAGAGCTGATTTTGTAAAGTCAGCAGTTTATTCAAAAGATTATCCAGAAAAGACAAAAATAGAGTTAGCTTTTGTTGGAAAATCAAATGTTGGGAAATCTTCTTTGATAAATAGTTTAACTAATAGAAGAAAATTAGCCAAAACCAGTAAAACACCAGGAAGAACTCAACTTATTAATTTCTTTTTGATAAATAATGAGTTTCATTTTGTTGATTTACCTGGATATGGTTTTGCCAAAATAGCAAAAGTTATAAAAGATACATGGGGAAAAATAATAGAAGATTATTTGACTTCAGAAAGAAATAAATTAGTTTTTGTATTATTAGATATAAGAAGAACTTTATCAGAAGAGGATGCAAATTTATTAAGATGGTTAGAACATTATGATATTGATTATAAAATAATATTTACTAAAACAGACAAATTGTCAAATAATGAAAGATTTAGACAATTAAAAAAGATTAGGGAAAAAATGGAATTTTCTAATGAGGATGTGTTCTTTTATTCTTCAGTTACAAGAGAAGGAAGAGATAAACTATTAGAATTTATAGAAAGTATAAAATAGTGGATAATGCCCTATTGATTTTGTAGGGGCGAACCTATGTGTTCGTCCTTATGATATTAGTGTCGCAATTAAAAATTAGTAATAATTTTTAGGATGTTTCTTGTAGGTATCCAATAAAAATAAGGGCAATCACAGGGGATTGCCCCTACAAAATTTTAAAAACATATCATGATTAGACCCCAAAAAGGTAGTTTTCTAAAATCATACCACTACATATAGTTTCGTAAAAACTTTCGAACACTATATATAGTGGTATGAAGAAAACTAAATACCTTTTTGTGGGTCAATCATATTATTATATCAAAAATTAGTATTGTGACGTAGTTTGATTTAATGATAGGAATTATAAAGATATAAATTTATGGGAGGCGAAAATATGTCAAATTTAGAAGGTAAGTATTCTCCTAAGGATATAGAGGAAAAATGGTATAAAACTTGGGAAGAAAATGGATATTTTCATACAGAACCAAAAGAAGGTCAACCTAAATACACAGTTGTGATACCACCACCAAATGTAACTGGAGTATTGCATATTGGACATGTATTAAATAATTCGATTCAAGATACATTAATTAGATGGAAAAGAATGCAAGGATTTAATACTTTATGGATGCCTGGAACTGATCATGCTGGAATTGCTACGCAAAATAAAGTAGAAAGAAAATTGGCAGAAGAAGGAAAAACAAGAGAAGATATAGGTAGAGAAAAATTTATTGAAGAGGTATGGGATTGGAAAGAAAAACATGGTGGAATAATAACAAAACAGCTTAGAAGACTAGGAGCTTCTCTTGATTGGGATAGAGAAAGATTTACCATGGATGATAAATTAGCAGATTCTGTAAAAGAAATTTTTGTAAAATTATATAAAGATGAAATGATTTACCAAGGAGAATATATAGTAAACTGGTGTCCTAGATGTGGGACTGCATTATCAGATGATGAAGTAGAACATGAAGATTTGGGGAGCTTTTTATGGGAAATAAAATATCCAATAAAAGATAGTGATGAATTTATAGTTGTAGCAACTACTCGTCCAGAAACAATGTTTGGTGATACTGGAATTGCAGTAAATCCAAATGATGAAAGATATAAACATTTAATAGGTAAAAAAGTAATATTACCTATTGTAAATAGAGAAATACCAATAATAGCAGATGATTATGTAGATTTAGAATTTGGTACTGGTATTGTGAAAATGACTCCAGCACATGATCCCAATGATTTTAAAATAGGTTTAAAGCATAATTTAGAATTTATAAATGTATTAAATGAAAATGGGACTATGAATGAAAATGCAACTTCAGAATATGAAGGAATGGATAGATTTGAGGCTAGAGAAAAAGTTTTAGCTGATTTAAAGGATAGAAAACTGTTTGTAGGAGAAAAAAAGATAAATCATTCTGTAGGACATTGTTATAGATGTAATACTGTAATAGAGCCAAGAGTTAGTAAACAATGGTTTGTAAAAATGGGACCTTTAGCTGAAAGAGCTATTGAGGTTGTAAAAAATGGAAAAGTAAAGATATTACCTGAAAAATGGGAAAAAGTTTATTATAATTGGCTTGATAATATAAGAGACTGGTGTATATCTAGACAAATTTGGTGGGGACATAGAATACCTGCATATTATTGCGAGAGTTGTGGAGAAATGGTAGTGTCAAAAGAAGCTCCACACAGCTGTCCAAAATGTGGTGGGGAGAAATTCAGACAAGAAACTGATGTATTAGATACATGGTTTTCATCTTGGCTGTGGCCTTTTTCTACTTTAGGATGGCCAGAAAACACAGAAGAATTAAAATATTATTATCCAACTGATACTTTAGTAACAGGTGCTGATATATTATTTTTCTGGGTGGCAAGAATGATAATGGCAGGATTATATGTAATGGATGAAATACCATTTGAAAATGTATTTTTACATGGTATAGTTAGAGATGAACAAGGTAGAAAAATGAGTAAATCTTTAGGAAATTCGCCAGATCCTATAGAAGTAATTAATAAGCATGGAGCAGACGCACTTAGATTTAGTATGTTATATAATACTTCTCAAGGGCAAGATGTATTTTACTCTGAAAAATTAATAGAAATGGGTAGTAATTTTGCTAATAAAATTTGGAATGTATCTAAATTTGTATTGATGAATTTAGAAGGATTTTCTCCTGCTGATTTAGATGTAGATAATTTAGAGTTTGAACTTGCTGATAATTGGATTCTTTCTAAATTAAATCAAACTATACTTGAAGTAAATAGACATTTAGAAAAATTTGCATTAAATGACGCAGCTAAAGAAATTTATGAATTTTTATGGAGA is a window from the Haliovirga abyssi genome containing:
- the yihA gene encoding ribosome biogenesis GTP-binding protein YihA/YsxC — encoded protein: MEIKRADFVKSAVYSKDYPEKTKIELAFVGKSNVGKSSLINSLTNRRKLAKTSKTPGRTQLINFFLINNEFHFVDLPGYGFAKIAKVIKDTWGKIIEDYLTSERNKLVFVLLDIRRTLSEEDANLLRWLEHYDIDYKIIFTKTDKLSNNERFRQLKKIREKMEFSNEDVFFYSSVTREGRDKLLEFIESIK
- a CDS encoding valine--tRNA ligase, producing the protein MSNLEGKYSPKDIEEKWYKTWEENGYFHTEPKEGQPKYTVVIPPPNVTGVLHIGHVLNNSIQDTLIRWKRMQGFNTLWMPGTDHAGIATQNKVERKLAEEGKTREDIGREKFIEEVWDWKEKHGGIITKQLRRLGASLDWDRERFTMDDKLADSVKEIFVKLYKDEMIYQGEYIVNWCPRCGTALSDDEVEHEDLGSFLWEIKYPIKDSDEFIVVATTRPETMFGDTGIAVNPNDERYKHLIGKKVILPIVNREIPIIADDYVDLEFGTGIVKMTPAHDPNDFKIGLKHNLEFINVLNENGTMNENATSEYEGMDRFEAREKVLADLKDRKLFVGEKKINHSVGHCYRCNTVIEPRVSKQWFVKMGPLAERAIEVVKNGKVKILPEKWEKVYYNWLDNIRDWCISRQIWWGHRIPAYYCESCGEMVVSKEAPHSCPKCGGEKFRQETDVLDTWFSSWLWPFSTLGWPENTEELKYYYPTDTLVTGADILFFWVARMIMAGLYVMDEIPFENVFLHGIVRDEQGRKMSKSLGNSPDPIEVINKHGADALRFSMLYNTSQGQDVFYSEKLIEMGSNFANKIWNVSKFVLMNLEGFSPADLDVDNLEFELADNWILSKLNQTILEVNRHLEKFALNDAAKEIYEFLWRDFCDWYVEIAKERLYKAQTNNEKETAQFVSWYVLEQGLRLLHPFMPFITEEIWQTLPGTGETIMLSDYPEANPEMISITVDKNFDFIQRVIRAIRNIRTEMNISLGKKLTGIFKSSDGEEEVTLEQNKKYLIKLANLDETLISCEIEKPEMASVAVVDNTEIFIPLDGVIDLEEEKEKLKKEILKFEKELDRVTKKLSNEKFLGKAPADIVEKEKNKEKEFIEKLDKLKKSLEEIL